ACCATGGACCTGCTGTCCACGGAATAACGCGCCTGCCCCAAGTCTCGAGCTGCAAGCCGGGTACCCGCCCGCTTGCAGCTTTTTATTGTCGCCTGACGTCTTGAGGAGCCGCCCATCAAACCGCTATTCACCAAAGGACCTTCGCTCGGTGTGCGCCTGCTGGTGCTGGCCGTGCTGTCGGCCGCGCTGATGGTGGTGGATGCGCGCTTCACCGTGTTGCAGCCGGTGCGCGGCCAGCTCGGCGTGATAGTCGAGCCGGTGTACTGGTTGGGCCGACTGCCCGTGACCCTCTGGGAGAGTACGACCGAGGAGTTGAGTTCGCGCAGCGAGCTGGCGGCCGAGAACGAGAAGCTCAAGGCCGAGCAGCTGATGATGCAGCGTCGTCTGCAGAAGCTCGCCACCCTGACCGAACAGAACGTGCGCCTGCGCGAGCTGCTCAACTCCGCGGCGCTGGTCGATGACGAAGTGCTCGCCACCGAACTGATCGGTATCGACCCCAACCCCTTCACCCACCGCATCCTGATCGACAAGGGCGAAAAGGACGGCGTGCTGCTCGGCCAGCCGGTGCTCGACGCGCGCGGGTTGATGGGCCAGGTGGTCGAGGTCATGCCCTATACCTCGCGGGTACTGCTGCTCACCGACACCACCCACAGCATTCCGGTACAGGTCAACCGCAACGGCCTGCGCGCCATCGCCAGCGGCACCGGCAATCCGGAGCGCCTGGAGCTGCGCCACGTGGCCGATACCGCGGACATCAAGGAAGGCGATCTGCTGGTCAGCTCCGGCCTGGGGCAGCGTTTTCCAGCGGGCTACCCGGTGGCCACGGTCACCGAGGTGATTCACGACTCCGGTCAGCCCTTCGCCATCGTCCGCGCCGTGCCGACCGCCAAGCTCAACCGCAGCCGCTACATGCTGCTGGTGTTCACCGACACGCGCAGCCCGGAGCAGCGGGCGACCGAGTCGGCCGAAGCCCAGGAGGCCGCCGATCGCCAGGCCCAGGAGCAGGGCCAGGCGCCCGCGCAACCGGCGGCGCAGGCGGTCGTGCCGGCCGCGCCGGCCACGGAACAGGAGGGCGGCCAATGATCGCCGTACGTGCGCGCAACGTCTGGGTCATCTGGCTCAGCCTGGCCTTGGCCCTGCTGCTCAGTGTGGCGACCCTGCCGAAGTTCATGGAGATCGGCCGGCCCCTGTGGCTGGCGCTGTTTCTGACCTATTGGGTGCTGGTCCTGCCGCATCGGGTCGGCATGGCCAGCGCCTGGTTCATCGGCCTGCTGGCCGACGTGCTCAACGGCACGCTGCTGGGGCTCAATGCCCTGGTGCTGACCCTGATCACCTTCCTGGTGCTGAGCCTGCACCAGCGCCTGCGCATGTTCCCCCTGTGGCAGCAGAGTATGGTGCTGCTGGTGGTGTTCGGTCTGGCCCAGTTGCTGCACTTGTGGCTCAATGCCCTGACCGGCAGCCGCCCGCCGACCCTGGCGTTCGTCCTGCCAGCTGTAGTCAGTGCGCTGTTGTGGCCGTGGGTCTATGCCTTGTTGCGCGGCGTGCATCGGCGTCTCGGCGTCAATTAATCCGGGGGCTGCTCAGCCAGTACCCGACAGGGAGAGGTCTTGATGGCCACGCTTTACCTGGCTTCGGGATCGCCGCGTCGACGCGAGCTGTTGACGCAGATCGGCGTGCCCTTCACCACCCGTATCGCCCCCATCGATGAAACCGCCTTGCCGGACGAGGCGCCCAGCGCCTATGTCGAGCGCCTGGCGCGGGGCAAGGCGCTGGCCGCGCTGGCTACCCTGGAGCACACGGACGATGCCGTGGTGCTTGGCGCCGATACGGCGGTGGTGCTCGATGGGCGCATCCTCGGCAAGCCGGCGGATCGCGACGAGGCGTTGGCCACCCTGGCGGCGCTGTCCGGTCGCGAACACCAGGTGCTGACCGCGGTGGCGCTGGCCTCGGCCAGCCGGGTGGCGGTTCGGGTGGTGGTCAGTCGGGTCAGCTTCCGCCCGCTCAGTGGCGCAGAAATCGCAGCCTACTGGGCCAGTGGCGAACCCGGGGACAAGGCGGGCAGCTATGGTATTCAGGGCCTGGCGGCGGTATTCGTCAGGCAGTTGCAGGGCAGCTACTCGGCGGTGGTCGGTCTGCCCCTGTGCGAAACCGCCGAGCTGCTCGCCGAGTTCGACATTCCCTGCTGGCAGTCGTTGCCGGCCCCCGGCTAGTCGGTGCTGGCCGCAGCACACCGAAGCGCGGCGCCCCAGGGCGAGAGCCCCGGCGCAAGCCCCCATGCAGAAGAGATGGACCCATGAGTGAAGAGATTCTGATCAATATCACGCCAATGGAATCGCGCGTGGCGGTGGTGGAAAACGGCGTATTGCAGGAAGTGCATGTCGAGCGCACCCAGCGCCGCGGTATCGTCGGCAACATCTACAAGGGCAAGGTGGTGCGGGTGCTGCCGGGCATGCAGGCGGCCTTCGTCGACATCGGCCTGGAGCGCGCGGCGTTTATCCACGCCTCGGAAATTTCCAGTCGCGAGGGCCAGGCGGTGGAAACCATCAGCGCCCTGGTGCACGAGGGCCAGAGCCTGGTGGTGCAGGTCACCAAGGACCCGATCGGCAGCAAGGGCGCGCGCCTGACCACCCAGCTGTCGATTCCCTCGCGCTACCTGGTGTACATGCCGCGCACCAGCCACGTCGGCATCTCGCTGAAGATCGAGGACGAAGGCGAGCGCGAGCGCCTCAAGCAGGTGGTCGCCGATTGCGTGAGCGCCGAGGGCATCGAGGAGGCCGGTGGCTTCATCCTGCGAACCGCCGCCGATGGCGCCGGCGCCGACGAGATTCTCATCGACATCCGCTACCTGCGCCGCCTGTGGGACCAGATCGCCGCGCAGATGCAGACCGCCCCGGCCCCCTCGGTGATCTACGAAGACCTCAGCCTGGCCCTGCGTACCCTGCGCGACCTGGTCAGCCTGCGCACCGAGAAGATCCGCATCGACTCGCGGGAAACCTTCCAGAAGATCGCGCAGTTCGTCGGCGAACTGATGCCGGAGATTTCCGACCGCCTGGAGCACTACCCGGGCGAGCGGCCGATATTCGACCTGTACGGCGTCGAGGACGAGGTGCAGCGGGCCCTGGAGCGCAAGGTGCCGCTCAAGTCCGGCGGCTACCTGATCATCGACCCGGCCGAGGCGATGACCACCATCGACGTCAACACCGGCGCCTTCGTCGGTCATCGCACCCTCGAGGAGACCATCTTCAAGACCAACCTCGAAGCCGCCACGGCCATCGCCCGCCAGCTGCGCCTGCGCAACCTGGGCGGGATCATCATCATCGATTTCATCGACATGGAAGACGAGGAGCACCAGCGCCAGGTGCTGCGCACCCTGGAGAAGCAGCTGGAACGCGACCACGCCAAGACCAACATCATCGGAATCACCGAGCTGGGCCTGGTGCAGATGACCCGCAAGCGCACCCGCGAGAGCCTCGAGCAGGTGCTCTGCGAGCCCTGTATCTGCTGCCAGGGGCGCGGCAAGATGAAGACGGCGGAAACCATCTGCTACGAGATATTCCGCGAGATCCTCCGCGAGGCACGCGCCTACCAGCCCGAGGGCTACCGGGTGCTGGCCAACCAGAATGTGGTCGACCGCCTGCTCGACGAGGAGTCGGGCAACGTCGCCGACCTGGAGAGCTTCATTGGCCGCACCATCAAGTTCCAGGTCGAGACCATGTATTCCCAGGAGCAATACGATGTGGTGCTGCTGTGATACAGCGCGCGCCGTTCAGGGATTGAGCTGAATGGACGGACTGGCCCGCGGGGTCGCCGCTCTTTTGCGTTGGACGCTGGCGTGTTGCGCCCTGCTGCTGGTGCTGGCGGCGCTGTTCGTCAGCCTCGGCCGCGAACTGGTGCCCTGGGTCGCCGAGTACCGGCTGCAGGCGGAGGACCAGGGGCGTGCGGCGCTTGGCCTGCCGCTGGCGATTGGCCGCCTGGAAGGTCGCTGGCAGGGTTTCGCGCCGCTGCTGATCGCCCACGATCTGCGTGTCGGCGAGGGCGTCGAGGCGCTGCACCTGGACCAGGTGCGGCTGCGCCCGGACCTGCTGGCCAGTCTGCTGGCGCGCCAGTTGCGGGTGGCCAGCCTGGAGCTGGAGGGGCTGCAGCTCAACCTGCGTCAGGACGAGCAGGGCGCCTGGTCGCTCAAGGGCCTGCCCGCGCGCGCGGACGCCGGGCCTGTCGATGTCGAACGATTGTTCGGGCCGCTGCAGGCGGTCGAGCGTCTGTCCCTGCTCAACAGCCAGGTGACCCTGGACGCCCAGGATCATCCGGTGCAGACCCTGACCTATGTCAACCTGACCCTGCGCAGCGGCGCCACGCGTCAGCGCCTGGACGGCCGCCTGCTGCTGCCCGATGGCCAGCCGCTGGCCTTGCAGCTGCGCTCGCGGCTGCGGGCCGAGCGCTGGCGTGACGCCAAACTCGAGCTGTACCTGAGCCTGCCGCAGAGCGACTGGGCGCGCTGGTTGCCGCCCAGCCTGATGGCGCAGTGGCGCGTCCGGCGTTTGCAGGCCGGCGGCGAGTTCTGGTTGTCCTGGGCCGACGGCCAGTTGCAGCGCGCGGTGGCGCGCCTGCATGCGCCGCAGCTGCAGGCCGGCTATGCCGAGCGCGACGCGGTGCGGCTGCAGGATCTGGCCCTGAATGCCTACTTCAGCCGCACCGAGCAGGGCTTCCAGGTCCTGCTGGACGACGTGGCGCTGAGCCAGGGTGACGAGCGCTGGGGCGAGGCCCAGGTGGCGCTGAGCCAGGTGCGGGACAGCGCCGAAGCCGAAGAGCAGTGGCTGCTGTCGGCCGATCGCCTTGACCTGGCGCCCTTGGTGCCGCTGGTCGCCGCCCTCGCCCCGCTGCCGGACGCCAGTCTGCAGCTGCTCGAGCAGCTGCAGCCCCATGGCGAGCTGCACAACCTCCAGCTGGATTACCGGCCGCGCACCGAGGGTGCCAAGCGCCTGCAGTTCGCCGCCAACCTCGCGCGCATCGGCTTTGCCGCCCACGAGGCTGCGCCGGCGGCGGAAAACATCAGTGGCAGCCTCAGTGGCGATCTGGGGCAGGGCGAATTGCGTCTGGATGCCGAGGACTTCGTCCTGCACCTCGACACCCTGTTTCCCAAGCCCTGGCACTACAGCCGGGCCAATGCCCGCCTGACCTGGAGCCTGGACGAACAGGCCTTCACCCTGCGCAGTCCCTATCTGCGGGTGATCGGTGAGGAGGGCGAGATCGCCGGCGACTTTCTCATCCGCCTGCTGCGCGATCCTAAGGCAGAGGACTACATGGACCTGCGGGTTGGCCTGCGCCAGGGCGATGCGCGCTACACCGAGAAGTACCTGCCGACCCGTTCGTCCGGGCTCAGCCCGCAACTGGCCAGTTGGCTGAAGAGTGCCATTCGCGGCGGTGCTGTCGAGCAGGGCTACTTCCAGTACCAGGGCTCGCTGAACAAGGGGGCGGCGGACGCGGCGCGCAGCCTCAGCCTGTACTTTGCCGTACGCGATGCCGAGCTGGCTTATCAGCCGGGTTGGCCAGCCCTGCGTCAAGGCCGTGGCGAGGTGCTCATCGAGGACAGTGGCGTGCGCGTGCGCCTGGCCGAGGGGCGCCTGCTGGAGAGCCGGGTGACCCAGGCGCTGGCCGAGATTCCCCACGCCCCGCAGGGCGAGGCACCGCGCCTGCAGCTCGAGGCCGATCTGCACAGCAGCGTGAGCGATGCCCTGAAGATCCTGCAGGACGCGCCCATGGGGACCGCCGAGACCTTTGCCGGCTGGCGCGGCGAAGGCTCGTTGAACGGCCATCTGCGACTGGATCTGCCGCTGCAGGCGGGGGCGCCGGTGGCCGTGGTGGTCGATTTCGCCACCGAGGACGCGGAGCTCGAGCTGGCCAATCCGCAGCTGCAGCTCAGTCAGCTGCATGGCGCTTTCCGTTACGACACCGCCAGCGGCCTCAGCGCGCCGGACATCCGTGCCCAGGCCCTTGGCCATGCGCTGCGGGGCAAGGCCGTCGCCGAAGGCAGCGGCGGTCGTCCGCGCAGCCGCATCGAGGCACGCGGGCAGGTGCCCCTGAACGAGTTGGCCGCCTGGCTGGGCGTCGCCACCGAGCTGCCGCTGAACGGGGTCTTGCCCTATCGCCTGGGCCTCAATCTGGACGGCCCCGACAGCCAGCTGCGCGTCGACTCGACGCTCGAGGGCCTGTCTATCGACCTGCCGGCGCCGTTCGGCAAGCAAGCCGATGTGGCGCGTGACGCCAGTTGGCGCATGACCCTGGGGGGGGCGGAGCGGCGCTACTGGTTCGACTACGCCGACCTGGCCAGTCTGGCCTTCGCCGCCCCGCCGGGCGTGCTGAACCAGGGCCGTGGCGAGTTGCGTCTGGGGGCCGGACCGGCCCTGCTGCCGGCGGCGCAGGGGCTGCGGGTGCGCGGACGGCTGTCCGAACTGGACTGGGCGGCCTGGCAGGACGCGCTGCAACCCTACGCCCAGGTGCCGCGGGACGATGCCCAGGCACTGTTCAAGGACGCGCAGCTGAGGATCGACCGTTTCCGCGGCTTCGGCAGCACCCTGGACAACCTCGCCGTGCAGCTCGGACGCGGCGCCAGCGCCTGGGATCTTGACCTGGACAGCCAGACGCTGAAAGGCCGGGTGAGCCTGCCGGATGTGGCCGCGGCGCCCATCGCGGTCAATCTGGACTACGTGCGCCTGCCCCCCGCCGAGCCGAAGGGCGCGGTGGAGCCGGACAAGCCCGACCCCCTGGCGCAGGTCGATCCGCGGCAGATTCCGGCCCTCGACGTACGCATCGATCGGGTGCTGCAGGGTCAGGAGCTGCTGGGCGCCTGGTCGCTGAAGGCGCGACCGTTTGCCGAGGGGGTGCGTTTCAGCGACGTGCGCCTGGAACTCAAGGGCCTGCAGCTGAACGGCGGCGGCGGCTGGCAAGGCGGGCCGGGCGCCAGCAGCAGCTGGTACAAGGGGCGCATGGAGGGCAAGGACCTGGCCGCCGTGCTGCTGGCCTGGGGCTATGCGCCGACGGCCAGCAGCCAAAGCTTCCGCCTGGACGTCGACGGCCGCTGGCCGGGGTCGCCGGCCTGGGTCAGCCTCAAGCGTTTCTCCGGCAGCATGGATGCCTCCCTGCGCAGTGGACAGTTCTCCGAGGTGCAGGGCTCGGCGTCGGCGCTGCGGGTGTTCGGCCTGCTCAACTTCAACTCCATCGGTCGGCGCCTGCGCCTGGACTTTTCCGACCTGCTCGGCAAGGGGCTGAGCTACGACCGGGTCAAGGGGCTGCTGGTCGCCAGTGACGGGGTGTTTGTCACCCGCAAGCCGATCGCCCTGACCGGCCCTTCGAGCAACCTGGAGTTGAACGGCACCCTGAACATGGTCAATCAGCAGATCGACGCCAAGCTGCTGGTCACCCTGCCGGTGACCAACAACCTGCCGCTGGCCGCGCTGATAGTCGGTGCGCCGGCCATTGGCGGCGCGCTGTTCGTGGTGGACAAGCTGCTCGGCGACCGGGTGGCGCGTTTCGCCAGCGTGCAATACGACGTCGAGGGCGACCTGGCGGACCCGAGGATCACCTTCGACAAGCCGTTCGAAAAGCCGCAATGACCCCATTGGGCCATGCGCCCGGCTGTCATGACTTGTAAGCTGGGGGCTCAGAGCCCCTTGAGGTGGACACCATGAGCCTTGCCGTGATTCAGCTGGTCAGTCAGGACGATGTCCAGGCCAATCTGGCGTGCGCCAGACGTCTGCTGGAGCAGGCGGCAGGCGCCGGTGCCCGCCTCGCGGTGCTGCCGGAAAACTTCGCCGCCATGGGCCGTCGCGACCTGGCGGCCCAGGGCCGCAGCGAGGCCCTGGGCGAGGGACCGATCCTGCCCTGGTTGAAACAGGCCGCCCGCGACCTCAGATTATGGATAGTCGCCGGCACCATCCCTTTGCCGCCGGACGGCCAGCCCGAGGCCAAGGCCCATGCCTGCTCGTTGCTTGTCGACGAGCATGGCGAGCGGGTGGCGCGCTACGACAAGCTGCACCTGTTCGACGTGGATGTGAGCGACAGCCGCGGCCGTTATCGCGAGTCCGACGACTATGCCCACGGCGCCCGGGTGGTGGTGGCCGATACGCCCGTTGGGCGGTTGGGTTTGACGGTCTGTTACGACCTGCGTTTCCCTGAGCTCTATGGCGCCCTGCGCGAGGCGGGCGCCGAGTTGATCAGCGCGCCCTCGGCCTTCACCGCCGTCACCGGCGCCGCCCACTGGCAGGTGCTGATTCGCGCCCGGGCCATCGAGACGCAGTGCTACGTGCTGGCGGCTGGCCAGGGCGGCAGTCATCCCGGTGGTCGTGAGACCCATGGGCACTCGGCCATTGTCGATCCCTGGGGATGCATACTGGCCGAGCAGGCCAGGGGCGAAGCGATGCTGCTGGCGCTGCGCGATGCCATCGAGCAGGCGGCGATTCGTCAGCGCATGCCGGTAGCCCGGCACAAACGATTTTTTGCAGCGGCCGACCCGCGGCTGCCCGGTTTGGAGTAGTTATGAACGAGATGTTGATGTCCGTCAGCGAGCACCTGTTGAGTCCGGGTGGCCTGACCCTCGACCACCTGCCCGGGGTGCTCGGCGAGTTGGCCGGCCCGGGGATCGACGCCGCCGATCTGTATTTTCAGAGCCAGATCTCCGAGACCTGGGTGCTCGAAGATGGCATCGTCAAGGAGGGCAGTTTCAACCTCGACCAGGGCGTCGGCGTGCGCGCGCAATCCGGCGAGAAGACCGGCTTCGCCTACAGCAACGCGATCACCGCCGAGGCGCTGAGTCAGGCGGCCGGCGCGGCCCGCTCCATTGCCAGGGCCGGCCAGCATGGCCGCGTGCAGGCTTTCAGCAGCCCGCTGGTCAGCGCCCTGTATGCCCCGGACAATCCGCTGGACGTCATCGACCGGGCGCAGAAGGTCGAGTTGCTCAAGCGCATCGACCAGGCCACCCGCGCCCTCGATTCGCGCATCAAACAGGTCACCGTGAGCCTGGCCGGCGTCTGGGACCGGGTGCTGGTGGCGGCCAACGATGGCAGCCTGGGCGCCGATGTGCGGCCGCTGGTGCGCTTCAACGTCAGCGTCATCGTCGAACAGAACGGTCGCCGAGAGCGCGGTGGTCATGGCGGCGGTGGCCGCACCGACTACCGCTATTTCCTCGACGAGGACCGCGCCATGGGCTATGCCCGCGAGGCGCTGCGTCAGGCCCTGGTCAACCTCGAGGCGATCGCCGCACCGGCTGGCAGCATGCCGGTGGTGATGGGCGCCGGCTGGTCCGGCGTGCTGCTGCACGAGGCTGTCGGGCATGGCCTGGAGGGCGACTTCAACCGCAAGGGCAGCTCCGCCTACAGTGGCCGCATGGGCGAGAAGGTCGCCTCCAGCCTGTGCACCATCGTCGACGACGGCACCCTGGCCGAACGCCGCGGCTCGCTGAGCATGGACGACGAGGGCACGCCGAGCGAATGCACCACGCTGATCGAGAATGGCGTGCTCAAGGGCTACATGCAGGACAAGCTGAACGCTCGCCTGATGGGCATGGCCTGCACCGGCAACGGTCGCCGCGAGTCCTATGCGCACCTGCCGATGCCACGTATGACCAACACCTACATGCTGGCCGGCGAGAGCGATCCGGAGGAGATCATCCGTTCAGTGAAGAAGGGCATCTACTGCGCCAACCTCGGCGGTGGCCAGGTCGACATCACCAGCGGCAAGTTCGTCTTCTCCACCAGCGAGGCCTACCTGATCGAAGACGGCAAGATCACCGCGCCGGTCAAGGGGGCCACGCTGATCGGCAATGGCCCGGAAGCCATGAGCCGGGTGTCGATGGTCGGCAACGACCTGGCCCTGGACAGCGGCGTCGGCACCTGTGGCAAGGATGGCCAGTCGGTGCCGGTCGGCGTCGGCCAGCCGACGCTGAAGATCGATGCGATCACCGTCGGTGGCACCGGCGCTTGATCAAGTGCGTCCGGGCCAGGTTTCCATGGCCCGGCCGAGGACGCAGGGTTAGCGCAGTCCGCGCTGGGCTTCGTCCAGTTCGCGGATGTACTTGAAGATTTTCCGCGAGGCGGCCGGCGCCTTGTTCTGCGCCGCCTCGTGCTGCGCCAAGCGGATCAGCTGGCGCAGGTGCTGGCGGTCGGCCTCCGGGTAGTCGCCGACGAAGGCCTCCAGGGTCTCGTCGGTGCCATTGATCAGGCGGTCGCGCCAGCGCTCGAGGTTGTGGAAGCGCTCGTTGTACTGGCGGGTCGAGGCGTCCAGCTGGTCGAGCAGGGTGGTGATGGCGTCGATGTCTTGATCGCGCATCAGCCTGCCGATGAACTGCAGGTGGCGCTTCCTCGCCACGTTGGCCGTGTGCTTGGGCGCTTCGGCCAGGGCGCGGCGCAAGGCGTCGGTCAGGGGTAGCTTGTTCAGCAGGTCGGGCTTTAAGGTGGTCAGGCGCTGCCCCAGGTCTTGCAACGCATGCAGCTCGCGTTTGACCTGGGATTTGCTCTTCTCGCCGGAGAAGTCGTCAAGGTATTCAGGCATGGGGGTGGTCCAATGGAAAACGCCGTCATGATAGCAGCAAGTTTCCGGCTGCAAGCGTTCGGTCCGCGTCGGGCCTAGCTTGCCGTCCATCGTTCAGGAGTGTGTATGAGTGCAGTAGAAGGGGTTGGCCCCGCAGCGGTGCCGCAGTTGCAGGCCCAGGTCGAGCAGATCATCGCCGAGGCGAAGAAGCAGGGCGCCAGTGCCTGCGAGGTGGCCGTGTCGGTGGAGCAGGGGCTGTCCACCAGCGTGCGGCAGCGCGAGGTGGAGACGGTCGAGTTCAACCGCGACCAGGGCTTCGGTATCACCCTCTATGTCGGCCAGCGCAAGGGTTCGGCCAGCACCTCGGCCAGCGGTGAGGCGGCCATCCGCGAGACCGTGGCGGCAGCCCTGGCGATCGCCAAGCACGCCTCGGAAGACGAGTGCGCCGGGCTGGCCGATGCCGCGCTGATGGCTCGCGAGCTGCCCCAGCTGGACCTCTACCATGCCTGGGCGATCAGTCCCGAACAGGCCATCGAGCAGGCGCTTGCCTGCGAGGCGGCGGCCTTCGCCGCCGACAAGCGCATCAAGAACGCCGATGGCACTACCCTCAACACCCATCAGGGCTGTCGGGTGTATGGCAACAGTCACGGCTTCGTCGGTGGCTACGCCAGCACCCGGCACAGCCTGAGCTGCGTGATGATCGCCGAGGACGGCGGGCAGATGCAGCGCGACTACTGGTACGACGTCAATCGCCAGGGCGAGCTGCTGGCCGATGCCGCGGATATCGGCCGCCGTGCCGCGCAGCGGGCGGTCAGCCGCCTGGGCGCGCGGCCGGTGCCGACCTGCGAGGTGCCGGTGCTGTTTTCCGCCGAGTCGGCGACCGGCCTGTTCGGCCATTTCCTCGCGGCGATTTCCGGCGGCAACCTCTACCGCAACTCCTCCTTCCTCGAAGGCGCCTTGGGCCAGCAGCTGTTCCCCGAGTGGCTCAAGCTCGACGAGCGCCCGCACATCCCGCGCGCCCTGGGCAGTGCGGCGTTCGACGGTGACGGTCTGGCGACCTACGGCAAATCCTTCGTCGAGGGCGGCGAGCTGCTGTCCTATGTGCTGGGCACCTATTCCGGGCGCAAGCTGGGCATGCCCAGCACGGCCAATGCCGGTGGCGTACACAACCTGTTCGTCAGTCACGGCGACGAGGATCAGCAGGCGCTGCTCAAGCGCATGGGACGCGGCCTGCTGGTTACCGAGTTGATGGGCCACGGCCTCAATCTGGTCACCGGCGACTACTCGCGCGGCGCCGGCGGTTACTGGGTGGAGAATGGCGAGATTCAGTTCCCGGTGCAGGAGGTGACCATCGCCGGCAACCTGCGCGACATGTTCAGGCAGATCGTCGCGGTGGGTAACGACCTGGAGTTGCGCAGCAATATCCGCACCGGCTCGGTGCTGATCGAGCGGATGACGGTCGCCGGCAGCTGACGCTTCGGTACGGTTGCACAACGATAAAGGGGGCTGTCCGCCGCGACGGACAGCCCCCTTTATATGGGCGGAAGGTTATTCGCCTTCGTCGAAGTAGTTGTTGATCAGCGCGACCAGCGCCTCGAGCGCGTCGCGGTCCTGCTCGCCTTCGGTGTGCAGGTGGATCGGTGTGCCCTTGCCGGCGGCCAGCATCATCACCGCCATGATGCTCTTGCCGTCCACCAGGCTTTCCGGCGCGCGACCGACCTTGACCTTGCAGGGGTAACGCCCGGCCACGCCGACAAACTTGGCCGCTGCGCGCGCGTGCAGGCCCAGCTTGTTGATGATGGTGATTTCGCAGGAGGGCATCGCGGCGGTTCCTTAGCTGAGGTCGCGGTGGCGAACCTGGACGTTCTTCAGGATGGGTTTCAGGGTTTCGCCAAGGCGGTTGGCCAGGTACACCGAGCGGTGATGGCCGCCGGTGCAGCCGACCGCGACCGTCACGTAGGCCCGATTGCTGGCGGCGAAGCGCGGCAGCCATTTGTTCAGGTAGGCGAGGATGTCCTGGTACATCTCCTCGACATCGGCTTGCGCGGACAGGTACTCGACGACCGGCTGATCGAGCCCGGAGTAGTCGCGCAGGTCCGGCTTCCAGTACGGATTGGGCAGGCAGCGCACGTCGAAGACCAGGTCGGCATCCACCGGCATGCCGCGTTTGAAGCCGAATGACTCGACCAGGAAGGCGGTGCCCGGCTCCGGCTGATTGAGCAGGCGCAGCTTGAGCATGTCGCGC
The genomic region above belongs to Pseudomonas benzenivorans and contains:
- the tldD gene encoding metalloprotease TldD, with the protein product MNEMLMSVSEHLLSPGGLTLDHLPGVLGELAGPGIDAADLYFQSQISETWVLEDGIVKEGSFNLDQGVGVRAQSGEKTGFAYSNAITAEALSQAAGAARSIARAGQHGRVQAFSSPLVSALYAPDNPLDVIDRAQKVELLKRIDQATRALDSRIKQVTVSLAGVWDRVLVAANDGSLGADVRPLVRFNVSVIVEQNGRRERGGHGGGGRTDYRYFLDEDRAMGYAREALRQALVNLEAIAAPAGSMPVVMGAGWSGVLLHEAVGHGLEGDFNRKGSSAYSGRMGEKVASSLCTIVDDGTLAERRGSLSMDDEGTPSECTTLIENGVLKGYMQDKLNARLMGMACTGNGRRESYAHLPMPRMTNTYMLAGESDPEEIIRSVKKGIYCANLGGGQVDITSGKFVFSTSEAYLIEDGKITAPVKGATLIGNGPEAMSRVSMVGNDLALDSGVGTCGKDGQSVPVGVGQPTLKIDAITVGGTGA
- the yjgA gene encoding ribosome biogenesis factor YjgA, which codes for MPEYLDDFSGEKSKSQVKRELHALQDLGQRLTTLKPDLLNKLPLTDALRRALAEAPKHTANVARKRHLQFIGRLMRDQDIDAITTLLDQLDASTRQYNERFHNLERWRDRLINGTDETLEAFVGDYPEADRQHLRQLIRLAQHEAAQNKAPAASRKIFKYIRELDEAQRGLR
- the pmbA gene encoding metalloprotease PmbA; its protein translation is MSAVEGVGPAAVPQLQAQVEQIIAEAKKQGASACEVAVSVEQGLSTSVRQREVETVEFNRDQGFGITLYVGQRKGSASTSASGEAAIRETVAAALAIAKHASEDECAGLADAALMARELPQLDLYHAWAISPEQAIEQALACEAAAFAADKRIKNADGTTLNTHQGCRVYGNSHGFVGGYASTRHSLSCVMIAEDGGQMQRDYWYDVNRQGELLADAADIGRRAAQRAVSRLGARPVPTCEVPVLFSAESATGLFGHFLAAISGGNLYRNSSFLEGALGQQLFPEWLKLDERPHIPRALGSAAFDGDGLATYGKSFVEGGELLSYVLGTYSGRKLGMPSTANAGGVHNLFVSHGDEDQQALLKRMGRGLLVTELMGHGLNLVTGDYSRGAGGYWVENGEIQFPVQEVTIAGNLRDMFRQIVAVGNDLELRSNIRTGSVLIERMTVAGS
- a CDS encoding HPr family phosphocarrier protein → MPSCEITIINKLGLHARAAAKFVGVAGRYPCKVKVGRAPESLVDGKSIMAVMMLAAGKGTPIHLHTEGEQDRDALEALVALINNYFDEGE